One window of the Bradyrhizobium sp. NP1 genome contains the following:
- the rimI gene encoding ribosomal protein S18-alanine N-acetyltransferase: MMAWLSAWWSGGKPAVETATARDAPKLAQLHAASFHRGWGEAEFEGMMRERNTLVHRLRAGRKLIGFAVSRMGADEAEILSVGIDPAHRGRGLSRELLLTHLGHLAGRGVRAVFLEVEENNLPARRLYERAGFSVVGRRERYYRQAGGEQLNALLMRRDLS; encoded by the coding sequence ATGATGGCCTGGCTTTCGGCGTGGTGGAGCGGCGGCAAGCCGGCGGTCGAAACGGCGACCGCACGCGACGCGCCGAAGCTTGCGCAGCTTCACGCGGCCTCCTTCCATCGCGGCTGGGGCGAGGCTGAATTCGAAGGCATGATGCGCGAGCGCAACACGCTCGTTCATCGCCTGCGCGCCGGGCGAAAGCTGATCGGCTTTGCGGTGTCGCGGATGGGCGCGGACGAAGCCGAAATCCTGTCGGTCGGGATCGATCCCGCCCATCGCGGCCGCGGCCTGTCGCGCGAGCTGTTGCTGACCCATCTGGGGCATCTGGCGGGTCGGGGGGTGCGCGCGGTATTTCTGGAAGTGGAGGAAAACAACCTCCCGGCGCGCAGGCTCTATGAACGGGCCGGATTTAGCGTGGTCGGCCGCCGCGAACGCTATTACCGGCAAGCCGGCGGGGAACAATTGAACGCGCTTCTGATGCGCCGGGACTTGTCGTAA
- a CDS encoding Fur family transcriptional regulator, which produces MTVLKSPSATKATAIEARCAATGMRMTEQRRVIARVLAEAIDHPDVEELYRRCVAVDDKISISTVYRTVKLFEDAGIIERHDFREGRARYEQMRDSHHDHLIDLRDGKVIEFTSEEIEKLQAEIARKLGYKLVDHRLELYCVPLDDKSQS; this is translated from the coding sequence ATGACCGTCCTCAAATCGCCGTCGGCTACGAAAGCTACCGCAATCGAGGCGCGCTGCGCCGCGACCGGCATGCGCATGACCGAGCAGCGTCGCGTGATCGCCCGCGTGCTGGCGGAGGCCATTGACCACCCCGACGTCGAGGAGCTGTACCGGCGCTGCGTCGCGGTCGACGACAAGATCTCGATCTCCACCGTCTATCGCACCGTCAAGCTGTTCGAAGACGCAGGCATCATCGAGCGGCATGATTTCCGCGAGGGCCGCGCGCGCTATGAGCAGATGCGCGACAGCCACCATGATCACCTGATCGACCTGCGCGACGGCAAGGTGATCGAGTTCACGTCCGAAGAGATCGAGAAGCTGCAGGCGGAGATCGCGCGCAAGCTCGGCTACAAGCTGGTCGATCACCGGCTCGAGCTCTATTGCGTCCCGCTGGACGACAAGTCCCAAAGCTAA
- a CDS encoding HAD family hydrolase, with protein MTFASTTRDEGKANVKSAPLVDLVIFDCDGVLVDSEVISCRAHAQVLSRNGYPITPEQVFARFLGRSARQATLEIEAEIGRRLPEDFHQQLRGELYGLFEADLKAIPHIHDALDAIVLPVCVASSGSHRRMRISLGATRLFDRFAPNIFSASEVENGKPAPDLFLFAASRMQARADRCLVIEDSVAGIAAARAAGMRVLGFCGGSHCEPGYDEALRAAGAFLTFDDMRQLPALIAQARAQMAAE; from the coding sequence TTGACGTTCGCATCAACGACTCGCGACGAGGGGAAGGCGAACGTCAAATCCGCTCCACTAGTCGATCTCGTCATCTTCGATTGCGACGGCGTGCTCGTCGACAGCGAGGTCATCTCCTGCCGCGCGCATGCGCAGGTGCTGAGCCGCAACGGTTACCCGATCACGCCGGAGCAGGTGTTTGCCCGTTTCCTCGGCCGTTCCGCGCGGCAGGCGACGCTCGAAATCGAGGCCGAGATCGGCCGCAGGCTGCCCGAGGATTTCCATCAGCAATTGCGCGGCGAGCTATACGGATTGTTCGAGGCCGACCTCAAGGCCATCCCGCACATCCATGATGCGCTCGACGCCATCGTGCTGCCGGTCTGCGTGGCCTCGAGCGGCTCGCACCGACGCATGCGCATCAGCCTCGGCGCGACCAGGCTGTTCGACCGCTTCGCACCCAACATCTTCTCGGCCTCGGAGGTTGAGAATGGCAAGCCGGCACCGGATCTGTTCCTGTTTGCGGCGAGCCGGATGCAGGCGCGGGCCGACCGTTGCCTCGTGATCGAGGACAGTGTCGCCGGGATTGCCGCGGCGCGCGCGGCCGGCATGAGGGTGCTGGGATTTTGCGGCGGCAGCCACTGCGAGCCGGGCTATGATGAGGCGCTGCGGGCGGCCGGCGCTTTCCTGACCTTTGATGACATGCGGCAATTGCCCGCGCTGATTGCGCAGGCCCGCGCCCAGATGGCAGCCGAATGA
- the miaB gene encoding tRNA (N6-isopentenyl adenosine(37)-C2)-methylthiotransferase MiaB: protein MTAPRKLHIKSYGCQMNVYDAQRMVDTLAAEGFVETASADDADLVILNTCHIREKASEKVYSELGRLRQAKDDAARDGRAMTIAVAGCVAQAEGEEIVRRAPVVDVVVGPQSYHHLPQLLARARTDGVAIETEFPAEDKFGVLPQPKPEAIRARGISAFVTVQEGCDKFCTFCVVPYTRGAESSRPVGKVIDDVTRLADHGVREITLIGQNVNAYHGEGPDGRSWPLGRLLERLASIPGIMRLRYSTSHPRDVDDSLIEAHRDIPAVMPFVHLPVQSGSDRILAAMNRRHTAADYCAVVDRFRAVRQDIAFSSDFIVGFPGETGEDFCATLALVTQIGYAGAYSFKYSPRPGTPAAEMREMVSAAEMDERLARLQELIDSQQSAFNTAAIGKTVDVLFERGGRYDGQIVGRTAYLQPAHVMAPNDIIGQVIPVKIDSLERYSLLGELAAPVSRPAQSPVTIGA, encoded by the coding sequence ATGACGGCGCCGCGCAAGCTGCACATCAAGTCCTATGGCTGCCAGATGAATGTCTACGATGCGCAGCGCATGGTGGATACGCTGGCGGCCGAGGGCTTTGTCGAAACGGCCAGCGCCGATGATGCCGATCTCGTCATCCTCAACACCTGCCACATTCGCGAAAAGGCGTCCGAAAAAGTCTATTCCGAATTGGGGCGGCTGCGCCAAGCCAAGGATGACGCCGCGCGAGATGGCCGCGCGATGACCATCGCGGTCGCCGGCTGCGTCGCACAGGCCGAGGGCGAGGAGATCGTGCGGCGCGCGCCGGTCGTCGATGTCGTGGTCGGCCCGCAGAGCTACCATCATCTGCCGCAGCTGCTCGCGCGCGCCAGGACCGACGGCGTTGCGATCGAGACGGAATTCCCGGCCGAGGACAAGTTCGGCGTGCTGCCGCAGCCGAAGCCCGAAGCGATCCGCGCGCGCGGCATTTCCGCGTTCGTCACGGTGCAGGAAGGCTGCGACAAGTTCTGCACCTTCTGCGTCGTGCCGTATACACGCGGCGCCGAAAGCTCGCGGCCGGTCGGCAAGGTCATCGACGACGTGACGCGGCTCGCCGATCACGGCGTGCGCGAGATCACGCTGATCGGCCAGAACGTCAACGCCTATCACGGCGAAGGGCCGGACGGGCGAAGCTGGCCGCTCGGCCGGCTGCTCGAGCGCCTGGCCAGCATTCCCGGCATCATGCGCCTGCGCTATTCGACCAGCCATCCGCGCGACGTCGATGACAGCCTGATCGAGGCGCATCGCGATATTCCCGCCGTCATGCCCTTCGTGCACCTGCCGGTGCAATCCGGCTCCGACCGGATACTTGCCGCGATGAACCGCAGGCATACCGCGGCCGATTATTGCGCCGTCGTCGACCGATTCCGCGCCGTGCGCCAAGATATTGCATTTTCATCGGATTTTATCGTCGGCTTCCCCGGCGAGACGGGGGAAGATTTTTGCGCCACTCTCGCGCTTGTCACGCAAATCGGATACGCTGGCGCCTATTCGTTCAAGTATTCGCCGCGGCCGGGAACCCCCGCGGCGGAGATGCGGGAGATGGTGTCAGCAGCCGAGATGGACGAACGATTGGCGCGGCTTCAGGAATTGATCGACAGCCAGCAATCGGCCTTCAACACGGCTGCGATCGGCAAGACTGTCGACGTGCTGTTCGAGCGTGGTGGCCGCTATGACGGCCAGATTGTCGGACGCACCGCCTACCTTCAGCCTGCGCATGTCATGGCGCCGAACGACATCATCGGGCAGGTCATACCGGTGAAAATCGACAGCCTCGAACGCTACAGCCTGCTCGGCGAGCTTGCGGCGCCTGTGTCCCGGCCAGCCCAGTCCCCTGTGACCATTGGAGCCTGA
- a CDS encoding PhoH family protein, translating to MQLPPETQVVIDFDDNRAASALVGPYGQNLALIERRLGVVVDSRGNHITIAGSRDGCDAARRVLEALYAQAVQGHDLDQGEVEGAIRAVIAQGSLFEFDAKAAKSAFEIINLRKRPVRARTAAQDSYVRALKRHELVFGVGPAGTGKTWLAVAHAAQLFERKEVDRIILSRPAVEAGERLGFLPGDLREKVDPYLRPIYDALYDLMDARIVERALQTGEIEIAPLAFMRGRTLTNAVIILDEAQNTTSMQMKMFLTRLGENSRMIVTGDPSQVDLPHGQTSGLAEATRLLDGVDGIAQVRFTAEDVIRHELVARIVAAYERSPSPSRPQG from the coding sequence ATGCAACTTCCGCCCGAGACGCAGGTCGTCATCGACTTCGACGACAACCGCGCCGCCTCCGCCCTCGTCGGCCCTTACGGGCAGAACTTGGCGCTGATCGAGCGCCGACTCGGCGTGGTCGTGGATTCCCGCGGCAATCACATCACCATCGCCGGCTCACGCGACGGCTGCGACGCTGCGCGGCGTGTGCTGGAGGCGCTCTACGCGCAGGCCGTGCAGGGACATGACCTCGACCAGGGCGAGGTCGAAGGCGCGATCCGCGCCGTGATCGCGCAGGGCTCGCTGTTCGAGTTCGACGCCAAGGCGGCGAAATCGGCGTTCGAGATCATCAACCTGCGCAAGCGTCCGGTGCGGGCGCGTACCGCCGCGCAGGACTCCTACGTCCGCGCGCTCAAGCGGCATGAGCTGGTGTTCGGCGTCGGGCCGGCCGGCACCGGCAAGACCTGGCTCGCGGTCGCCCATGCCGCGCAACTGTTCGAGCGCAAGGAAGTCGACCGCATCATCCTGTCGCGGCCGGCGGTGGAAGCCGGCGAGCGGCTCGGCTTTCTGCCGGGTGACCTGCGCGAGAAGGTCGATCCCTATTTGCGGCCGATCTACGACGCGCTCTACGATCTGATGGACGCCCGCATCGTCGAGCGCGCGCTGCAGACCGGCGAGATCGAAATCGCGCCGCTCGCCTTCATGCGCGGGCGCACCCTGACCAACGCCGTGATCATCCTGGACGAGGCGCAGAACACGACGTCGATGCAGATGAAGATGTTCCTGACTCGCCTGGGCGAGAACAGCCGGATGATCGTCACCGGCGATCCCTCGCAGGTCGACCTGCCGCACGGCCAGACCTCGGGACTTGCCGAAGCGACCCGGCTGCTCGACGGTGTCGACGGCATCGCTCAGGTCAGGTTCACGGCCGAGGACGTGATCCGTCACGAGTTGGTGGCGCGAATCGTCGCCGCCTACGAGCGATCGCCTTCCCCAAGCAGGCCGCAAGGCTAG
- the ybeY gene encoding rRNA maturation RNase YbeY, with the protein MPHAVLPMTEVMVAADCWRAEPEAEAVIQRAIAAAAETIEEEVADAELAVMLTDDAGIRTLNANWRGIDKPTNVLSFPALQPEHAGGPDDAPRMLGDIAIAYETLRREADTEGKPFDHHLSHLAVHGFLHLIGYDHETDNEAEVMEALEQEILAQLGIPDPYAERMN; encoded by the coding sequence ATGCCCCATGCTGTTCTTCCCATGACTGAGGTGATGGTCGCCGCCGATTGCTGGCGGGCGGAGCCTGAGGCCGAAGCGGTGATCCAGCGTGCGATCGCGGCGGCGGCCGAAACCATCGAGGAAGAGGTCGCGGACGCCGAGCTTGCGGTCATGCTGACCGACGATGCCGGCATTCGCACGCTCAACGCCAACTGGCGCGGCATCGACAAGCCGACCAACGTGCTGTCGTTTCCGGCGCTGCAGCCGGAACACGCCGGCGGTCCCGACGACGCGCCGCGCATGCTCGGCGACATCGCGATCGCCTACGAGACCCTGCGGCGGGAAGCCGATACGGAAGGCAAGCCGTTCGATCATCATTTGAGCCACCTTGCCGTCCACGGCTTCCTGCACCTGATCGGCTACGATCACGAGACCGATAACGAGGCGGAAGTGATGGAGGCGCTGGAGCAGGAGATCCTGGCGCAGCTCGGCATTCCCGATCCCTATGCGGAGCGGATGAACTGA
- a CDS encoding hemolysin family protein, translated as MPDSDPIHDNPRNTRNLPAVVEPGAVARPGAEGWLSRAIRSLFGWKPGSVRDDLQVVLDASTPDDAGFTAVERTMLRNILSLHERRIADVMVHRADIVAVKRDIPLGELMDRFESAGHSRLVVFNETLDDPEGIVHIRDLLAFMTAKARVPETTKARRKKPFPAGLDLRAVDLSMPLSEANIIRKLLYVPPSMRAIDLLAQMQATRIHLALVVDEYGGSDGLVSLEDIVEQIVGEIDDEHDNDEPPAIVRQPDNSFIADARASLDDVRAVIGQDFVTGEAGEEVETLGGYLVSHVGRVPVRGEVISGPANYEVEVLDADPRRVKRLRIATRKERQPPRTQRESRRREAPQDPGQTQTGDHSGPPPNDGTGTP; from the coding sequence ATGCCTGACTCCGACCCGATCCACGACAATCCCCGCAACACGCGCAACCTGCCCGCGGTGGTCGAGCCCGGCGCGGTCGCGCGCCCGGGCGCGGAAGGCTGGCTGAGCCGCGCGATCCGCTCCCTGTTCGGATGGAAGCCGGGATCGGTGCGCGACGATTTGCAGGTCGTGCTCGACGCCTCGACGCCCGACGACGCGGGCTTTACCGCGGTCGAGCGCACCATGCTGCGCAACATCCTCAGCCTGCATGAGCGGCGCATCGCCGATGTCATGGTGCATCGCGCCGACATCGTCGCGGTCAAGCGCGACATTCCCCTCGGCGAGTTGATGGACCGCTTCGAAAGCGCCGGTCATTCGCGCCTCGTCGTGTTCAACGAAACGCTCGACGACCCCGAGGGCATCGTTCACATCCGCGACCTGCTCGCCTTCATGACCGCGAAGGCGCGCGTGCCGGAGACGACCAAGGCGCGGCGCAAGAAGCCGTTCCCCGCCGGCCTCGACCTGCGCGCCGTCGACCTTTCGATGCCGCTGTCCGAAGCCAACATCATCCGCAAGCTGCTCTACGTGCCGCCATCGATGCGCGCGATCGATCTGCTTGCGCAGATGCAGGCCACGCGCATTCACCTGGCGCTGGTGGTGGACGAATATGGCGGCAGCGACGGGCTGGTCTCGCTCGAGGATATCGTCGAGCAGATCGTCGGCGAGATCGACGACGAGCATGACAACGACGAGCCGCCCGCGATCGTGCGGCAGCCCGACAATTCATTCATCGCCGACGCCCGCGCCAGCCTCGACGACGTCCGCGCCGTGATCGGCCAGGACTTCGTCACCGGAGAGGCCGGCGAGGAGGTCGAAACGCTCGGCGGCTATCTCGTCAGCCATGTCGGGCGCGTGCCGGTGCGCGGCGAGGTGATTTCCGGCCCCGCCAATTACGAGGTCGAAGTGCTCGACGCCGACCCGCGGCGGGTGAAACGCCTGCGCATCGCCACGCGCAAGGAGCGACAGCCGCCGCGCACGCAGCGCGAGAGCCGCCGCCGCGAGGCGCCGCAGGACCCGGGCCAGACGCAGACCGGCGACCATTCCGGCCCGCCGCCCAACGACGGGACCGGCACACCGTGA
- the lnt gene encoding apolipoprotein N-acyltransferase, translating to MMDKLRAAALWIVLIWGWKRAAVAFLAGALSVLAMAPFNAWPVLLVTFPVMVWLIDGAGAGKWRGVPAAAMSGYWFGLGYFVFGLYWIGYAFLVDAATFAWLMPFAIFGLPAYLALFTAFSFALARLIWPRDVARVIALAACLTIGEWLRGQLLTGFPWNAFGYALAAPLPFAQTASLVGLWGLTFLAVAIFASPAVLIEGASRGRRPWIAPLAALIVLVAMGAFGAIRLSQHPTAVVANVKLRLMQPDLQQDEKFNYSAKAAVMRRYLTLSDRASGPQSTGVRDVNILIWPESAFPFFLTREPDAMAQIAALLPKGTVLITGSVRAPDLPPGTRITRAYNSIYVIDHDGNVLSIYDKLHLVPFGEFLPFQNLMEKVGFEQLTKVQGGFIPGTIRRPLPLPNAPSALPLICYEAVFPADIATQGERPGWIVNLTNDGWFGISTGPYQHLAQARLRAIEQGLPVVRAANTGISAVLDPVGRIVARLGLGVEGVLDSTLPTTIAPTLYARFGDIPAAIMVGAALVFVLLRRRAKRR from the coding sequence ATGATGGACAAGCTGCGCGCCGCCGCGCTGTGGATCGTGCTCATTTGGGGCTGGAAGCGCGCCGCGGTGGCGTTCCTTGCCGGCGCGCTGTCGGTGCTTGCGATGGCGCCGTTCAATGCCTGGCCGGTGCTGCTCGTGACCTTCCCCGTGATGGTCTGGCTGATCGACGGCGCCGGCGCCGGGAAATGGCGCGGCGTGCCGGCGGCGGCGATGTCCGGCTACTGGTTCGGGCTCGGCTACTTCGTGTTCGGGCTGTACTGGATCGGCTACGCCTTCCTGGTGGATGCTGCGACCTTCGCCTGGCTGATGCCGTTCGCGATCTTCGGCCTGCCCGCCTATCTCGCGCTGTTCACCGCCTTCAGCTTCGCATTGGCGCGCCTGATCTGGCCGCGCGACGTCGCGCGCGTGATCGCGCTTGCGGCATGCCTCACCATCGGCGAATGGCTGCGTGGCCAGCTCTTGACCGGCTTTCCATGGAATGCATTCGGCTATGCTCTGGCGGCCCCGCTGCCGTTCGCGCAGACCGCGTCGCTCGTCGGGCTATGGGGACTGACCTTCCTCGCGGTCGCGATCTTCGCAAGCCCCGCCGTGCTGATCGAAGGCGCTTCGCGCGGCCGCAGGCCATGGATCGCGCCGCTCGCGGCGCTGATCGTGCTGGTCGCGATGGGGGCGTTCGGCGCGATCCGGCTGTCGCAGCATCCGACCGCAGTCGTTGCCAACGTCAAGCTGAGGCTGATGCAGCCCGACCTGCAGCAGGACGAGAAGTTCAACTACTCCGCCAAGGCGGCGGTGATGCGGCGATACCTGACGTTGTCGGATCGCGCCTCGGGCCCGCAATCGACCGGGGTGCGCGACGTCAACATCCTGATCTGGCCGGAATCGGCATTTCCCTTCTTCCTCACGCGCGAGCCGGATGCGATGGCGCAGATCGCAGCGCTGCTGCCCAAGGGCACGGTGCTGATCACCGGTTCGGTGCGGGCGCCCGACCTGCCGCCCGGCACACGCATCACGCGCGCCTACAACTCGATCTACGTCATCGATCATGATGGCAATGTGCTGTCGATCTACGACAAGCTGCATCTGGTGCCGTTCGGCGAATTCCTGCCGTTCCAGAACCTGATGGAGAAGGTCGGCTTCGAGCAGCTCACCAAGGTGCAGGGCGGGTTCATCCCCGGCACGATCCGCCGCCCGCTGCCGCTGCCGAACGCGCCGAGCGCGCTGCCCTTGATCTGCTACGAGGCGGTCTTTCCGGCCGACATCGCGACGCAAGGCGAGCGTCCGGGCTGGATCGTCAACCTGACCAATGACGGCTGGTTCGGAATCTCGACCGGACCGTATCAACATCTGGCGCAGGCGCGGCTCCGCGCGATCGAGCAGGGCTTGCCCGTGGTCCGTGCCGCCAACACCGGCATATCCGCGGTACTCGATCCGGTGGGACGTATCGTCGCGCGGCTCGGTCTCGGCGTCGAGGGCGTGCTCGATTCGACGCTGCCGACGACGATCGCCCCGACGCTCTACGCGCGCTTCGGCGACATCCCCGCCGCGATCATGGTCGGCGCCGCGCTGGTCTTCGTGCTGCTGCGACGGCGCGCGAAACGCCGCTGA
- a CDS encoding helix-turn-helix transcriptional regulator, translating to MSTKAPNPVDKYVGSRVRMRRIMLGMSQEKLGEALGLTFQQVQKYEKGTNRVGASRIQQISEILQVPVSFLFEGVPSGAPSAEGFSDGSAPTYVSDFLATSEGLALTRAFTRIGDAKLRRSIVDLVEQIAAREAPKTVEP from the coding sequence ATGTCGACCAAAGCGCCGAACCCTGTTGACAAATATGTCGGCAGTCGCGTGCGCATGCGCCGGATCATGCTCGGCATGAGCCAGGAGAAGCTCGGCGAGGCTTTGGGCCTGACTTTTCAGCAGGTCCAGAAATATGAGAAGGGCACGAACCGGGTCGGCGCCAGCCGCATCCAGCAGATTTCCGAGATCCTCCAGGTCCCGGTCTCCTTCCTGTTCGAGGGCGTGCCAAGTGGTGCGCCTTCCGCCGAGGGCTTCAGCGACGGCAGCGCGCCGACCTATGTCTCCGATTTCCTCGCTACCTCCGAGGGCCTGGCATTGACCCGTGCCTTCACCCGCATCGGCGACGCCAAACTGCGACGCAGCATCGTCGACCTGGTCGAGCAGATCGCCGCGCGCGAGGCGCCCAAAACCGTCGAACCCTGA
- a CDS encoding M20 family metallopeptidase encodes MTAADFDSRQILDGIRRWVEIETPTDVPAQVNRLADLVTEGYRDLPVSIDRVAGSGGCGDHLVVRSAWGQDAPGILVLSHLDTVHPIGFIERLPFRIEGNSAFGPGIYDMKGGAYLAYHAFRQICASAARSPLGITQLYVSDEEIGSPTSRALIEAEGRKAKYVLVTEPARDGGKVVTGRKGVARFEVFIKGMPAHAGTRPRDGRSAIRELGHVIQTLEAMNDLKRGVSVNVGVVRGGTKPNVIPEEAYAEVDMRVPTIADADELVPKILNLKPRTEGVSVRVTGELNRPPYEKSNAGAALYEHAKALAGELGFDLADMSTGGGSDGNFTAPHTATLDGLGVDGQGAHTHYEQLYISSIEPRTRLLHRLYQTLR; translated from the coding sequence ATGACCGCCGCAGACTTCGACTCCAGACAGATCCTCGATGGCATCCGCCGATGGGTCGAGATCGAGACGCCGACCGATGTGCCGGCGCAGGTGAACCGGCTGGCCGATCTCGTCACTGAGGGCTATCGCGACCTGCCGGTCAGCATCGACCGCGTTGCCGGCAGCGGCGGCTGTGGCGACCACCTCGTGGTGCGCTCCGCATGGGGACAGGACGCGCCCGGCATCCTGGTGCTGAGCCACCTCGACACCGTGCATCCGATCGGCTTCATCGAGCGCCTGCCGTTCAGGATCGAGGGCAACAGCGCCTTCGGCCCCGGCATCTACGACATGAAGGGCGGCGCCTATCTTGCCTATCACGCGTTCCGGCAGATCTGTGCCAGCGCGGCGCGCTCGCCGCTCGGCATCACCCAGCTCTATGTCTCCGACGAGGAGATCGGCAGCCCGACCTCGCGTGCGCTGATCGAGGCGGAAGGCCGCAAGGCCAAATATGTGCTGGTGACGGAGCCCGCGCGCGACGGCGGCAAGGTGGTGACCGGACGCAAGGGCGTGGCGCGTTTCGAGGTCTTCATCAAGGGCATGCCGGCACATGCGGGCACGCGGCCACGCGATGGCCGCAGCGCGATCCGCGAGCTCGGCCATGTGATCCAGACGCTGGAGGCGATGAACGATCTCAAGCGCGGCGTCAGCGTCAATGTCGGCGTCGTCCGCGGCGGCACCAAGCCGAACGTGATCCCGGAAGAGGCCTATGCCGAGGTCGACATGCGCGTGCCGACCATCGCCGATGCCGACGAGCTCGTGCCGAAAATCCTCAACCTGAAGCCACGCACCGAGGGCGTCAGTGTGAGGGTGACCGGCGAGCTGAACCGGCCGCCCTACGAGAAGAGCAATGCGGGCGCAGCGCTGTACGAGCACGCGAAGGCGCTGGCCGGCGAGCTCGGCTTCGATCTTGCCGACATGTCGACCGGCGGCGGCTCCGACGGCAACTTCACCGCGCCGCACACGGCGACGCTGGACGGCCTCGGCGTCGACGGCCAGGGCGCGCATACCCATTACGAGCAGCTCTACATCTCCTCGATCGAGCCGAGGACGCGACTGCTCCACCGCCTGTACCAGACCTTGCGATGA
- the trmB gene encoding tRNA (guanosine(46)-N7)-methyltransferase TrmB, translated as MSAASGDRDGRDAAAPHAHGSFFGRRKGHRLRAHQADLIENFLPRLALDITQPAPNALTDLFDPRSNAVRLEIGFGGGEHLVAEALAFPDTGFIGCEPYVNGMAKILAQIEARNLTNIRLFAGDAAELLAWVPPRSLARIDLIHPDPWPKRRHWKRRFVQDETIAAMARAICTGGEFRFVCDIEDYVAWTLSHLARSPDFAWLAERASDWKQPWDGYTMTRYGRKAEREGRRAAYLRFRRR; from the coding sequence ATGAGCGCGGCATCAGGCGATCGCGACGGCCGCGATGCGGCCGCACCCCATGCGCACGGCTCCTTCTTCGGCCGCCGCAAGGGGCACAGGCTGCGCGCGCACCAGGCGGACCTGATCGAGAACTTCCTGCCGCGGCTCGCGCTCGACATCACCCAGCCGGCGCCGAACGCGCTCACCGACCTGTTCGATCCGAGATCGAACGCGGTTCGCCTCGAGATCGGCTTTGGCGGCGGCGAGCATCTGGTCGCGGAAGCACTGGCCTTTCCCGACACCGGCTTCATCGGCTGCGAGCCCTATGTCAACGGCATGGCCAAGATCCTGGCCCAGATCGAGGCACGCAATCTGACCAACATCCGCCTGTTCGCCGGCGACGCCGCCGAATTGCTGGCCTGGGTGCCACCGCGCTCGCTCGCGCGCATCGACCTGATCCATCCCGATCCCTGGCCGAAACGGCGGCACTGGAAGCGCCGCTTCGTGCAGGACGAAACCATCGCCGCGATGGCGCGCGCGATCTGCACGGGAGGTGAATTCCGCTTCGTCTGCGATATCGAGGACTACGTCGCCTGGACCTTGTCGCATCTTGCCCGCTCGCCCGATTTTGCCTGGCTCGCCGAGCGGGCTTCCGACTGGAAGCAGCCCTGGGACGGCTACACCATGACGCGCTACGGCCGCAAAGCCGAGCGCGAAGGCCGCCGCGCTGCCTATTTGCGGTTTCGCAGGCGCTGA